The proteins below are encoded in one region of Caldilineales bacterium:
- a CDS encoding response regulator transcription factor codes for MKPADAIAVLIVDDHQVVRQGLRTFLELHADMAVVGEASDGAAAVDLALRLQPDVVLMDLVLPQLDGIAATRQIKAGRPGVKVIALTSFAEDDKVFPAIQAGASSYLLKDVTPDALVEAIRAVHRGEARLHPDIARKLMAQVAQQPGFKPPAPALADLTEREREVMRLVAQGRSNGEIARALVISDKTVKSHVSNILAKLELADRTQLAIYALKHGLADAG; via the coding sequence ATGAAACCAGCCGATGCCATCGCTGTCCTGATCGTGGACGATCATCAGGTCGTGCGCCAGGGTCTGCGCACCTTTTTGGAACTGCACGCCGACATGGCCGTGGTGGGCGAGGCCAGCGACGGCGCCGCAGCCGTGGATCTCGCCCTGCGTCTGCAGCCGGACGTGGTGCTGATGGATCTGGTGTTGCCGCAGCTGGACGGCATCGCCGCCACGCGCCAGATCAAGGCGGGGCGGCCGGGGGTGAAGGTGATTGCGCTGACCAGCTTCGCCGAGGATGACAAGGTCTTTCCCGCCATCCAGGCCGGGGCGTCCAGCTATCTGCTCAAGGACGTGACGCCCGACGCCCTGGTGGAGGCGATCCGCGCCGTGCACCGCGGCGAGGCGCGCCTGCACCCCGACATCGCCCGCAAGCTGATGGCGCAGGTGGCCCAACAGCCCGGTTTCAAGCCGCCGGCCCCGGCCCTGGCCGACCTGACCGAGCGCGAGCGCGAGGTCATGCGCCTGGTCGCGCAGGGTCGCAGCAACGGGGAGATCGCCCGCGCCCTGGTCATCAGCGACAAGACGGTCAAGAGTCATGTCAGCAACATCCTGGCCAAGCTCGAACTGGCCGACCGCACGCAGCTGGCGATCTATGCCCTCAAGCACGGCCTGGCGGATGCGGGCTGA
- a CDS encoding CPBP family intramembrane metalloprotease, which translates to MRTAALRDAGRFALLAMAFSWPVLLAVDGWLLPRAAGRLDAAALAAAGLFGHLLAMAGPAVAALLLWRRQPGSVRPAFRWGRPADYLWLALALLALRGGSLLIGALAGAGMWPWRSPFEPGVAVILAGSLTLGWLGGLGEEVGWCAYLLPRLTPAFGRVGAVVIAGIIRGLWHLPLLLMPLAVAVGRGELAPAQAASSALAAALALALSNILFGAALGWLWFRRRSMALVGWAHQWHDLARDAGLVLTVGAASSPATALAWSLAIHGLGLAALWSLRREREAPAP; encoded by the coding sequence ATGAGGACGGCCGCCCTGCGCGACGCCGGCCGCTTCGCCCTGTTGGCGATGGCCTTCTCCTGGCCGGTCTTGCTGGCGGTGGATGGCTGGCTGCTGCCGCGGGCGGCGGGTCGTCTCGACGCCGCGGCCCTGGCCGCAGCCGGGCTGTTCGGCCACCTGCTGGCGATGGCCGGCCCGGCCGTCGCCGCCCTCCTCCTCTGGCGACGCCAGCCCGGATCGGTGCGGCCGGCCTTCCGCTGGGGCCGGCCCGCCGACTACCTCTGGCTGGCGCTGGCCCTGCTGGCCCTGCGCGGCGGTTCGCTGCTGATCGGCGCCCTGGCCGGGGCGGGGATGTGGCCGTGGCGCAGCCCCTTCGAGCCGGGCGTTGCCGTCATCCTGGCCGGCAGTCTGACGCTCGGCTGGCTGGGCGGGTTGGGCGAGGAGGTGGGCTGGTGCGCCTACCTGTTGCCCCGCCTGACGCCAGCGTTTGGGCGGGTCGGCGCGGTGGTCATCGCCGGCATCATCCGCGGCCTCTGGCACCTGCCGCTGCTACTGATGCCGCTGGCCGTGGCGGTCGGGCGCGGCGAGTTGGCCCCGGCGCAGGCGGCGTCATCCGCCCTGGCGGCGGCGCTGGCCCTGGCGCTCTCCAACATCCTCTTCGGCGCCGCGCTGGGCTGGCTGTGGTTCAGGCGCCGGAGCATGGCGCTGGTCGGTTGGGCGCATCAGTGGCACGATCTGGCGCGCGACGCCGGCCTGGTGCTGACCGTCGGCGCGGCCAGCAGCCCGGCGACGGCGCTGGCCTGGAGCCTGGCCATCCACGGCCTGGGCCTGGCGGCGCTGTGGAGCCTGCGGCGGGAAAGAGAGGCGCCAGCTCCCTGA
- a CDS encoding GIY-YIG nuclease family protein encodes MLPTGAKGTYALLFESDQPLEISVGKMGGFLLPAGKLIYVGSALGPGGLAARLKRHLRPDKPLHWHIDYLTAVLTPTVWRIDASGERRECGWVRELLALPGAGVPIPGFGSSDCREGCPAHLLALADGGELPTFQKLATMLS; translated from the coding sequence ATGCTTCCCACAGGCGCCAAAGGCACATACGCCCTGCTGTTCGAGTCAGACCAGCCGCTGGAGATCTCGGTCGGCAAGATGGGCGGGTTCCTGCTGCCGGCGGGGAAGCTGATCTACGTGGGTTCAGCCCTGGGGCCGGGCGGATTGGCGGCGCGGCTGAAGCGGCATCTGCGCCCCGACAAGCCCCTCCACTGGCACATCGACTACCTGACCGCCGTCCTGACCCCGACCGTGTGGCGGATCGACGCCAGCGGCGAGCGGCGGGAGTGCGGCTGGGTGCGCGAACTGTTGGCGTTGCCGGGGGCCGGCGTCCCGATTCCCGGCTTCGGCAGCAGCGATTGCCGGGAGGGCTGCCCGGCGCATTTGCTGGCGCTGGCGGATGGAGGAGAGTTGCCAACTTTCCAAAAGTTGGCAACCATGCTATCATAG
- a CDS encoding nucleotidyltransferase domain-containing protein → MIATPLLPPTALEASLPAGSVDDLALGLHRSLGDDLVAVALYGSRARGDAREGSDWDLLVIAHNLPPRTLDRHFFMTRMVPEDWRGLASVMAKTPAEFTAYLPALYLDIALDAIILFDTDGFLAERLARLRRLIAKVGLYREQNGADFAWQWRTFPGLGWSLEWEDAL, encoded by the coding sequence ATGATCGCCACCCCTCTCCTACCTCCAACCGCGCTGGAAGCCAGCCTGCCGGCGGGCAGCGTCGATGATCTGGCGCTCGGGCTGCATCGCAGCCTGGGCGACGATCTCGTGGCCGTGGCCCTCTACGGCTCGCGAGCGCGCGGCGATGCCCGCGAGGGGAGCGACTGGGATCTTCTGGTCATCGCCCACAACCTACCGCCGAGGACGCTCGACCGGCATTTCTTCATGACCCGGATGGTGCCGGAAGACTGGCGGGGGCTGGCTTCGGTCATGGCCAAGACGCCGGCAGAATTCACGGCCTATCTACCGGCGCTTTATCTCGATATTGCCCTCGATGCCATCATCCTCTTCGACACCGATGGCTTCCTGGCCGAGCGGCTGGCACGCTTACGCCGGCTGATCGCCAAGGTTGGGCTGTATCGTGAACAGAACGGCGCCGACTTTGCCTGGCAGTGGCGCACCTTTCCCGGTCTGGGGTGGTCGTTGGAGTGGGAAGACGCACTATGA
- a CDS encoding HEPN domain-containing protein, which produces MNGVKDAGYRLRLAHGFLAEARQDIPLARWRSAVDNAQLAIENAAKAVLAQFGPVSRSHHPHQQIRQGLVADVFPAQHRAEIERLAQLAQGMGADVHIRTDYGDELGDLTPWELFDEAEAQDALRLAEEAVDLALRVLEGRHDD; this is translated from the coding sequence ATGAACGGCGTCAAAGATGCCGGTTATCGGCTGCGGCTTGCACACGGCTTTCTGGCTGAAGCGAGGCAGGACATACCGCTGGCGCGATGGCGTTCGGCTGTTGACAATGCGCAGTTAGCAATCGAAAACGCAGCCAAGGCCGTTCTCGCCCAGTTCGGCCCCGTGAGCCGGAGCCATCATCCGCATCAACAAATACGGCAGGGGCTGGTGGCGGATGTCTTTCCGGCGCAGCATCGCGCCGAGATCGAGCGTTTGGCGCAGTTGGCTCAAGGCATGGGGGCTGATGTACACATCCGCACCGACTACGGCGACGAGTTGGGTGATCTCACACCGTGGGAGCTGTTCGATGAAGCGGAGGCTCAAGACGCGCTTCGCCTGGCTGAAGAAGCGGTTGATCTGGCGTTGAGGGTGCTCGAGGGGCGGCACGATGATTGA
- a CDS encoding deoxyguanosinetriphosphate triphosphohydrolase, which produces MIDRALLETRERAVLAPWGMKSADSRGRQHREDEADYRTVYQKDRDRIIHTTAFRRLAYKTQVFVYHEGDHYRNRLTHTMEVAQLGRTLARALGANEDLTEAICLAHDLGHPPFGHTGEHILDRLMADHGGFDHQRQTMRIVARLEHRYRDFPGLNLSYEVREGIVKHDTDYDVTNAEGYEPHLAGTLECQLANLADEIAWNTSDLDDGLYAGLLEVSDLAGQPLWQQVMDSLQQPYRPDKLDTLLRARIIRRLVGIEVNDAIAHTQAQLQAQAIGSVAELRAAGRNLAGFSPELAAANTVQKRYLFEHFYRSYRVVRMAAKAERILDSLFTAYIHEPRQLPPSTRQKVETSDDGLQRVVCDYLAGMTDRYAIQEHKRLFDPEERV; this is translated from the coding sequence ATGATTGATCGCGCCCTTCTCGAAACCCGCGAACGCGCCGTCCTGGCCCCCTGGGGCATGAAGAGCGCCGACAGCCGCGGGCGCCAGCACCGGGAAGACGAGGCCGACTACCGCACTGTCTATCAAAAAGACCGCGACCGCATTATCCACACCACCGCCTTCCGCCGCCTGGCCTACAAGACCCAGGTCTTCGTCTACCACGAGGGCGACCACTACCGCAATCGCCTCACGCACACGATGGAAGTGGCGCAGCTGGGGCGGACGCTGGCGCGCGCCCTGGGCGCCAACGAAGACCTGACCGAAGCCATCTGCCTGGCCCACGACCTCGGCCACCCGCCCTTCGGTCACACCGGCGAGCACATCCTCGACCGGCTGATGGCCGATCACGGCGGCTTCGACCACCAGCGCCAGACCATGCGCATCGTCGCACGGCTGGAGCACCGCTACCGCGACTTCCCCGGCCTGAACTTGAGCTACGAGGTGCGCGAGGGCATCGTCAAACACGACACCGACTACGACGTGACCAACGCCGAGGGTTATGAACCCCACCTGGCGGGCACGCTCGAATGCCAGCTGGCCAATCTGGCCGACGAGATCGCCTGGAACACCAGCGACCTCGACGACGGCCTCTACGCCGGGCTGTTGGAGGTGAGCGATCTGGCCGGGCAGCCGCTTTGGCAGCAGGTCATGGATTCGTTGCAGCAGCCGTATCGCCCCGACAAACTCGATACCCTCCTGCGCGCCCGCATCATCCGCCGGCTGGTGGGGATCGAGGTCAACGACGCCATCGCCCACACCCAGGCCCAACTCCAGGCGCAGGCCATCGGCTCGGTGGCAGAACTACGGGCGGCTGGCCGCAACCTGGCCGGGTTCAGCCCCGAACTCGCCGCCGCCAACACCGTGCAGAAGCGCTATCTGTTCGAGCATTTCTACCGCAGCTACCGGGTGGTGCGCATGGCCGCCAAAGCCGAGCGCATCCTCGACAGCCTGTTCACCGCCTACATTCACGAACCCCGCCAGCTGCCGCCCAGCACCCGCCAGAAGGTCGAGACCTCGGACGATGGCCTACAGCGGGTGGTGTGCGACTACCTGGCCGGGATGACCGACCGCTACGCCATCCAGGAGCACAAGCGCCTGTTCGACCCCGAAGAACGGGTGTAG
- a CDS encoding L-rhamnose isomerase, with protein sequence MNPQPTIPQIEQAYALAHQRYADLGVDTEAVLARLAPVSISLHCWQGDDVGGFENPDAELGGGLAVTGNYPGKARSADELRQDLDLVYSLIPGRHRLNLHAIYAETGGKRVERTDLGPEHFSRWVDWAKANQHGLDFNPTCFAHPMAASGFTLSSYEPAVRRFWIDHCLACRRIGASFGRELGTACITNVWIPDGMKDSPADRLTPRLLLRDSLDQVFAEKLDRRHNLDAVEGKLFGIGAESYTVGSHEFYLGYAVSRGVLLCLDSGHFHPTETIADKLSAVLTYVDEILLHVSRGVRWDSDHVVTQGDDLLGIMQELARNDYLGRAHIGLDYFDASINRLAAWVIGARNALRALLIALLEPADLLRDYERSGDYTARLALQEEAKGLPFNAVWDEYCLRQNAPVGFAFLDPIKAYESSVLSQRR encoded by the coding sequence ATGAACCCACAACCCACCATCCCACAAATCGAGCAGGCTTACGCCCTGGCCCACCAGCGCTACGCCGATCTCGGCGTCGATACCGAGGCCGTCCTGGCCCGGCTGGCGCCCGTCAGCATCAGCCTGCACTGCTGGCAGGGCGATGACGTCGGCGGTTTCGAGAACCCCGACGCCGAACTGGGCGGCGGCCTGGCCGTCACCGGCAACTACCCTGGCAAGGCTCGCAGCGCCGACGAACTGCGCCAGGACCTCGACCTGGTTTACAGCCTCATCCCCGGCCGGCATCGCCTCAACCTGCACGCCATCTACGCCGAAACGGGCGGCAAACGGGTCGAGCGCACCGACCTGGGGCCGGAGCACTTCAGCCGCTGGGTCGATTGGGCCAAAGCCAACCAGCACGGCCTCGACTTCAACCCCACCTGCTTCGCCCACCCCATGGCCGCCTCTGGCTTCACTTTGTCCAGCTACGAACCCGCCGTCCGCCGCTTCTGGATCGACCACTGCCTCGCCTGCCGGCGCATCGGCGCCTCCTTTGGCCGCGAGCTAGGTACGGCCTGCATCACCAACGTCTGGATTCCCGATGGCATGAAAGACAGCCCCGCCGACCGCCTGACCCCTCGCCTGTTGCTGCGCGACTCGCTCGACCAGGTTTTCGCCGAGAAACTCGACCGCCGTCACAACCTGGACGCCGTCGAGGGCAAGCTGTTCGGGATCGGGGCCGAAAGCTATACGGTCGGGTCGCACGAATTCTACCTGGGCTATGCCGTCAGCCGGGGCGTGCTGCTCTGCCTGGATAGCGGCCACTTCCACCCCACCGAAACCATCGCCGACAAACTTTCGGCCGTACTCACCTATGTGGACGAGATCCTGCTCCATGTCAGCCGCGGGGTGCGGTGGGACAGCGACCATGTGGTGACGCAGGGCGACGACCTCCTGGGCATCATGCAGGAACTGGCCCGCAACGACTACCTGGGCCGCGCCCACATCGGGCTGGACTACTTCGACGCCAGCATCAACCGCCTCGCCGCCTGGGTGATCGGCGCCCGCAACGCCCTGCGCGCCCTCCTCATCGCCCTGCTGGAGCCGGCCGACCTCCTGCGCGACTACGAGCGCAGCGGCGACTACACCGCCCGCCTGGCCCTGCAAGAAGAGGCCAAGGGCCTGCCCTTCAACGCCGTCTGGGACGAATACTGCCTGCGCCAGAATGCGCCCGTCGGCTTCGCCTTCCTCGACCCGATCAAAGCCTACGAGTCGTCCGTCCTCTCCCAGCGCCGCTGA
- a CDS encoding L-rhamnose mutarotase, whose translation MKRIAFLLKVKQDKIPEYIEHHKSVWPEMLDALTRTGWHNYSLFMRDDGLLFGYFETPFSFQNALEGMSQEEINQRWQDFMAPYFEGLGGAHADESMIELKEVFHLD comes from the coding sequence ATGAAACGCATCGCCTTCCTTCTCAAAGTCAAACAAGACAAGATCCCCGAATACATCGAACACCACAAATCGGTCTGGCCGGAGATGCTGGATGCCCTCACCCGCACCGGCTGGCACAACTACTCGCTCTTCATGCGCGACGACGGCCTGCTCTTCGGCTACTTCGAGACGCCCTTCAGCTTCCAGAACGCACTCGAAGGCATGTCGCAGGAGGAGATCAACCAGCGCTGGCAGGACTTCATGGCCCCCTATTTCGAGGGTCTTGGCGGCGCCCATGCCGATGAAAGCATGATCGAGTTGAAGGAAGTGTTTCACCTGGATTAG
- a CDS encoding uroporphyrinogen decarboxylase family protein codes for MNSRERVLAAIRHQEPDRVPIDVGGTGVTNISLKAYGNLRRRLGITDSRARLFHTWIQAPEIEAAIADRLHVDTVTLPRYRMSLGIPNAEFKPWTYVDGAEYLAPVDFNPTRNSIGDWEWREHGVVLAEAPGEGTHAFSLRYHPLRQATTEAEIDHWFDTYDGNFLGRIRVSDEELVWGREFAQRLRQTTDKAIVADYFATFLEHAQGIVGWDTIYMHMLRRPRLAHHFFDRLRQEMVTGIARYLEAVGEYIDVFMCADDIGHQRGPMMKLSIYREFILPGHKAIFQAIHDHSPAAVFYHTDGAIIDLIPELIDAGVDCLNPVQTDAANMDAAELKRRFGQNITFWGGGVDTHSVLPFGSPEQVREDVRRRLKILAPGGGYVFASIHNMLGDVPADNILAACDAAYEFGVYPIQAGPEDRDELAARLSASNYWPKPLQALIRGD; via the coding sequence ATGAACTCCCGCGAACGCGTCCTGGCCGCCATCCGCCATCAAGAACCCGACCGCGTGCCCATCGATGTCGGCGGCACCGGCGTCACCAATATCAGCCTCAAAGCCTACGGCAATCTAAGGCGACGGCTGGGGATCACCGATAGCCGGGCGCGCCTTTTCCACACCTGGATTCAAGCGCCCGAGATCGAAGCCGCCATCGCCGACCGGCTGCACGTCGACACCGTCACCCTGCCGCGCTATCGCATGTCGTTGGGCATCCCCAACGCTGAGTTCAAGCCCTGGACCTATGTAGATGGCGCCGAGTACCTGGCGCCGGTCGATTTCAACCCGACGCGCAACTCGATTGGCGATTGGGAATGGCGGGAGCACGGCGTCGTTCTGGCCGAAGCGCCCGGCGAGGGCACGCACGCCTTCTCGCTGCGCTACCACCCCCTGCGCCAGGCCACCACCGAAGCCGAGATCGACCACTGGTTCGACACCTACGACGGCAACTTCCTGGGCCGCATCCGCGTCTCGGATGAGGAACTGGTCTGGGGACGCGAGTTCGCCCAACGCCTTCGCCAGACGACCGACAAGGCCATCGTCGCCGATTATTTCGCCACCTTTCTCGAACACGCCCAGGGCATCGTCGGCTGGGACACGATCTACATGCACATGCTCAGGCGGCCCCGGCTGGCGCACCACTTCTTCGACCGGCTGCGCCAGGAGATGGTCACGGGCATCGCCCGCTATCTGGAAGCGGTGGGCGAGTACATCGATGTCTTCATGTGCGCCGACGACATCGGCCACCAGCGCGGGCCGATGATGAAGCTGAGCATCTATCGCGAGTTCATCCTGCCCGGCCACAAAGCCATCTTCCAGGCCATCCACGACCACAGCCCGGCGGCCGTCTTCTATCACACCGACGGCGCCATCATCGATCTGATCCCGGAATTGATCGATGCCGGGGTAGATTGCCTCAACCCGGTGCAGACCGACGCCGCCAACATGGACGCCGCCGAACTCAAACGCCGTTTCGGCCAGAACATCACCTTTTGGGGCGGCGGTGTGGATACCCACAGCGTCCTGCCGTTTGGCTCGCCCGAACAAGTGCGGGAGGATGTGCGGCGTCGGCTCAAGATACTGGCCCCCGGCGGCGGCTATGTCTTCGCCTCGATCCACAACATGCTGGGCGATGTCCCCGCCGACAACATCCTGGCTGCCTGCGACGCCGCCTACGAATTCGGCGTCTACCCCATCCAGGCCGGGCCTGAAGACCGCGACGAATTGGCCGCCCGGCTCAGCGCCAGCAACTACTGGCCCAAGCCTCTGCAAGCCCTCATCCGCGGCGACTGA
- a CDS encoding MBL fold metallo-hydrolase has translation MPPATFTYRQLNRDYAYWTERRCIGVQKGGHVCGLLSQRTDDGGVQNILIDCGLGTLEAIADFCPDEFWDQPLAVFITHGHIDHHAELMVLSEIYCTRRGDLHSKRPPLPVFCTEPTYRHLERTHWYGFHGGDTLAFHPLIPGLPHVHSPFRITPVPTDHFEGAVFLVFDFPPGHRLLIAWDITTPPSDLTALRRPSLTLVDATTWCALKEWTTHAGLEELVSSGFLHGLELVYAPDQQQYGAWLVHYSGLEDPWGMLTDADLKARLDAAWPHLAALVRIAARGQVWEFE, from the coding sequence TTGCCCCCTGCCACTTTCACCTACCGCCAACTCAACCGGGACTACGCCTATTGGACCGAGCGCCGTTGTATTGGCGTGCAAAAGGGCGGCCATGTCTGTGGGCTGCTCAGCCAGCGGACAGACGATGGCGGCGTCCAGAACATCCTTATCGACTGCGGATTGGGGACACTGGAAGCCATCGCCGACTTCTGCCCGGACGAGTTCTGGGACCAGCCGCTGGCCGTCTTTATCACCCACGGCCACATCGACCACCACGCCGAGCTGATGGTGCTTTCAGAGATCTACTGCACACGTCGCGGTGATTTGCACTCGAAACGCCCACCACTCCCTGTCTTCTGCACCGAACCGACCTACCGCCACCTGGAACGCACGCACTGGTACGGCTTCCACGGTGGCGACACCCTCGCCTTTCATCCCCTGATTCCCGGCCTGCCGCACGTCCATAGCCCCTTTCGCATCACACCCGTCCCCACCGATCATTTCGAGGGCGCCGTCTTCCTTGTCTTCGATTTTCCGCCCGGCCATCGCCTGCTCATCGCCTGGGACATCACCACCCCGCCCTCCGACCTCACCGCCCTCCGTCGCCCCTCCCTGACTCTGGTCGATGCCACCACCTGGTGCGCGCTGAAGGAATGGACGACGCACGCCGGCCTCGAAGAACTCGTCAGTTCCGGCTTCTTGCATGGCCTCGAGCTGGTTTACGCGCCCGACCAACAGCAGTACGGCGCCTGGCTCGTCCACTACAGCGGCCTGGAAGATCCCTGGGGCATGCTGACCGACGCCGATCTCAAAGCCCGCCTCGACGCCGCCTGGCCCCACCTGGCCGCTCTCGTGCGCATAGCCGCGCGAGGGCAGGTCTGGGAGTTCGAGTAG